A section of the Deltaproteobacteria bacterium RBG_16_64_85 genome encodes:
- a CDS encoding hydroxymethylbilane synthase — protein sequence MSRNSVLRLGSRGSRLALWQAEFIQFEVERKTGRKAEIVKITTTGDMILDVPLARVGGKGLFVKEIEEALLSDRIDLAVHSMKDVPTDLPHALEIVAITEREDPRDAFLSNQVKRFEDLPKGARVGTSSLRRQTQLLGLRPDLVVVDNRGNLDTRIRKMEEGKFDAIILAAAGLRRLGWEQRITQVLPVEVSLPAIGQGALGIEIRRDDAETREAVSFLNHRDTSFAVRAERGFLRRLEGGCQVPIAAYGRTNGDSILLQGMVGRPDGSDIVRGNARGTVADPEALGVELAEQLLARGAKEILDEVYRAAGK from the coding sequence TTGAGTAGGAACAGCGTCCTTCGCCTCGGAAGCCGGGGGAGCAGGCTCGCTCTTTGGCAGGCCGAGTTCATCCAGTTCGAGGTGGAGCGCAAGACCGGCAGGAAGGCGGAGATCGTCAAGATCACGACCACCGGCGACATGATCCTCGATGTCCCGCTGGCCCGCGTGGGAGGCAAGGGGCTCTTCGTCAAGGAGATCGAGGAGGCGCTGCTTTCCGACCGCATTGATCTCGCCGTCCACTCCATGAAGGATGTCCCGACGGACCTCCCCCACGCGCTGGAAATCGTCGCCATCACCGAGCGGGAGGATCCACGGGATGCGTTCCTCTCCAACCAGGTGAAGCGGTTCGAGGACCTGCCGAAAGGAGCGAGGGTGGGCACCAGCTCGCTGCGCCGGCAGACGCAGCTGCTGGGACTCCGTCCGGACCTGGTCGTCGTCGACAACCGGGGGAACCTGGACACACGGATCCGGAAGATGGAGGAGGGGAAGTTCGACGCGATCATCCTGGCAGCAGCTGGCCTGCGCCGGCTGGGGTGGGAGCAGAGGATCACACAGGTTCTCCCCGTGGAGGTTTCCCTCCCCGCCATCGGACAGGGGGCGCTGGGGATCGAGATCCGGAGGGACGACGCGGAGACGCGGGAAGCGGTCTCGTTCCTCAACCACCGGGACACCTCGTTCGCCGTCCGCGCGGAACGCGGGTTCCTCAGGCGGCTCGAGGGGGGCTGTCAGGTTCCGATCGCCGCCTACGGGCGGACGAATGGAGATTCCATCCTCCTCCAGGGGATGGTGGGCCGTCCCGACGGGTCGGACATCGTGCGGGGGAACGCGCGGGGGACCGTGGCGGATCCCGAGGCGCTTGGCGTGGAGCTTGCCGAGCAGCTCCTGGCGCGTGGAGCGAAGGAAATCCTCGACGAAGTGTACCGCGCCGCCGGGAAATAG
- a CDS encoding delta-aminolevulinic acid dehydratase: MNFPEYRPRRLRKNELFRRMVRETKLSVDDLICPLFAVAGKGIRKEVPSMPGVFQLSVENLVKEVKEVRSLGIPAILLFGIPAKKDPLGSDATSDKGIIQTAVRAIKDAVPGILVFTDVCFCEYTDHGHCGILTRDGDVDNDATLAILAESALSHARAGADMVAPSDMMDGRVAAIRQALDKETFTGTPIMSYAAKYASGFYGPFRDAAGSAPKSGDRRSYQMDPPNAREALREVAQDVREGADIVMVKPALAYLDILWRVREAFDLPVAAYNVSGEYSLVKAASKLGWVDGERVMMEILTGIKRAGADLILTYSAKEAAKILSR, encoded by the coding sequence ATGAACTTCCCCGAATACCGCCCGCGGCGACTGAGGAAAAACGAGCTCTTCCGCCGGATGGTCCGGGAAACGAAGCTGTCCGTGGACGACCTGATCTGCCCGCTCTTCGCCGTCGCCGGGAAGGGGATCCGCAAGGAGGTCCCCTCGATGCCGGGCGTCTTCCAATTGAGCGTCGAGAACCTGGTCAAGGAAGTGAAGGAGGTCCGATCCCTGGGGATCCCCGCGATTCTTTTGTTCGGCATCCCGGCGAAGAAGGACCCGCTGGGATCGGACGCCACCTCCGACAAGGGGATCATCCAGACGGCGGTCCGCGCGATCAAGGACGCGGTCCCTGGGATCCTGGTCTTCACCGACGTCTGCTTCTGCGAGTACACCGACCACGGGCATTGCGGGATCCTCACCAGGGACGGCGACGTGGACAACGACGCCACCCTCGCCATCCTCGCGGAAAGCGCGCTCAGCCACGCGCGCGCGGGTGCGGACATGGTGGCCCCGTCGGACATGATGGACGGGCGCGTGGCGGCCATCCGGCAGGCGCTCGACAAGGAGACGTTCACGGGGACCCCCATTATGTCGTACGCGGCGAAATACGCCTCGGGCTTCTACGGGCCGTTCCGCGACGCCGCCGGGAGCGCGCCCAAGTCCGGCGACCGGCGGTCGTACCAGATGGACCCGCCCAACGCCCGCGAGGCGCTCCGCGAAGTGGCCCAAGACGTCCGGGAGGGCGCGGACATCGTCATGGTCAAACCCGCGCTTGCCTATCTGGACATCCTCTGGCGCGTCCGCGAGGCGTTCGACCTTCCCGTGGCGGCCTACAACGTGAGCGGGGAATACTCGCTGGTCAAGGCAGCCTCGAAGCTCGGGTGGGTCGACGGGGAGCGCGTGATGATGGAGATCCTCACGGGCATCAAGCGGGCCGGAGCGGACCTCATCCTCACCTATTCCGCCAAGGAAGCGGCGAAGATCCTCTCGAGGTGA
- a CDS encoding glutamyl-tRNA reductase codes for MSSIVIVGLNHRTAPVEIRERLAFPADTIGHSLRGLVEREEIVEGIILSTCNRVEVCVLAGGESYKGATAVKEFLSATHGIARDELNGYLYHYEGEEAVKHLFRVSSSLDSMVLGEPQILGQVKDAYGYAAEFRTIGPILDKFYTKAFSVAKRVRTETKVASSAVSVSYAAVELAKKIFGNLKDKTAMLIGAGEMCELAARHLLSAGVKRILVTNRTFERAVKLAGEFDGMPVRFDELLSHLKMADIILSSTGAPHFILKKEDVEEVLRIRKNRPMFFIDMAVPRDIDPDANQIDNVYVYDIDDLNNVIETNLEERQKEAARAEEIVSAEVRNFLRWLEAQQVTPTIVMLRRKFEEVKNAEVAKAIAMLGPEDPKTKKVVESLATSILNKVLHPPITALKKDVDGRDVTELVATVRELFDLPENDEPSPPSTEARKEKEGGEIE; via the coding sequence GGGGATCATCCTCTCCACCTGCAACCGGGTCGAGGTGTGCGTGCTGGCGGGGGGGGAGTCCTACAAGGGCGCGACGGCCGTGAAGGAGTTCCTCTCCGCCACTCACGGCATCGCGAGGGACGAGCTGAACGGCTACCTCTACCACTACGAGGGGGAGGAGGCGGTGAAGCACCTCTTCCGGGTGTCGAGCAGCCTCGACTCGATGGTCCTGGGGGAGCCGCAGATCCTGGGGCAGGTCAAGGACGCCTACGGATACGCCGCCGAGTTCCGCACGATCGGGCCGATCCTCGACAAGTTCTACACCAAGGCCTTCTCCGTGGCCAAGCGGGTCCGCACGGAGACGAAGGTCGCAAGCTCCGCCGTCTCGGTGTCCTACGCCGCGGTGGAGCTCGCGAAGAAGATCTTCGGGAACCTCAAGGACAAGACGGCCATGCTGATCGGCGCGGGGGAGATGTGCGAGCTGGCGGCGCGCCACCTCCTCTCCGCGGGGGTCAAGCGGATCCTGGTCACGAACCGGACTTTCGAGCGGGCCGTCAAGCTCGCCGGGGAGTTCGACGGCATGCCGGTCCGGTTCGACGAGCTCCTGTCCCACCTCAAGATGGCGGATATCATCCTCTCGTCGACGGGCGCCCCCCACTTCATCCTGAAGAAGGAGGACGTGGAGGAGGTCCTCCGGATCCGGAAGAACCGCCCCATGTTCTTCATCGACATGGCCGTGCCCAGGGACATCGACCCGGACGCCAACCAGATCGACAACGTCTACGTCTACGACATCGACGACCTGAACAACGTGATCGAGACGAACCTCGAAGAGCGCCAGAAGGAAGCGGCGCGCGCGGAGGAAATCGTCTCCGCCGAGGTGCGGAATTTCCTCCGGTGGCTCGAGGCCCAGCAGGTCACTCCGACCATCGTGATGCTGCGGAGGAAGTTCGAGGAGGTGAAGAACGCGGAGGTGGCCAAGGCGATCGCGATGCTGGGGCCCGAAGACCCGAAGACGAAGAAAGTGGTGGAGTCGCTGGCCACCTCGATCCTCAATAAGGTCCTGCACCCTCCGATCACGGCGCTCAAGAAAGACGTCGACGGCCGCGACGTGACGGAGCTGGTGGCCACCGTCCGGGAGCTGTTCGACCTGCCGGAGAACGACGAACCATCCCCTCCTTCCACAGAGGCACGGAAAGAGAAGGAAGGAGGGGAGATTGAGTAG